In the genome of Ensifer adhaerens, one region contains:
- a CDS encoding SSU ribosomal protein S4P, translated as MTKRTAAKYKIDRRMGENIWGRPKSPVNRREYGPGQHGQRRKGKLSDFGVQLRAKQKLKGYYGDLREKQFKAIFAEANRRKGDTGENLIGLLESRLDAIVYRAKFVPTIFAARQFVNHGHVKVNGVRVNIGSYVCKAGDVIEVREKSKQLVTVLEAVSLAERDVPDYIEADHNKMVATFVRVPSLSDVPYAVVMEPNLVVEFYSR; from the coding sequence ATGACCAAGCGCACCGCTGCCAAGTACAAAATCGATCGCCGCATGGGCGAAAATATCTGGGGCCGTCCGAAGTCCCCGGTCAACCGCCGCGAATACGGCCCGGGCCAGCACGGCCAGCGCCGCAAGGGCAAGCTCTCCGACTTCGGCGTGCAGCTGCGCGCCAAGCAGAAGCTCAAGGGCTATTACGGCGACCTGCGCGAAAAGCAGTTCAAGGCGATCTTCGCTGAAGCAAACCGCCGCAAGGGCGACACGGGCGAAAACCTGATCGGCCTCCTCGAGTCGCGCCTGGACGCCATCGTCTACCGCGCCAAGTTCGTTCCGACGATCTTTGCTGCCCGTCAGTTCGTGAACCACGGCCACGTCAAGGTCAACGGCGTTCGCGTCAACATCGGCTCGTATGTCTGCAAGGCCGGCGACGTGATCGAAGTTCGTGAAAAGTCCAAGCAGCTCGTGACGGTTCTCGAAGCTGTTTCGCTCGCTGAACGCGACGTTCCGGACTATATCGAAGCCGATCACAACAAGATGGTCGCAACCTTCGTTCGTGTTCCTTCGCTCTCCGACGTACCGTATGCGGTCGTCATGGAACCGAACCTGGTCGTCGAATTCTATTCGCGCTGA
- a CDS encoding 4-amino-4-deoxy-L-arabinose transferase: MNEKNRLQMSLDWLIRSLTGVVVFLAVYTICWTIIPYFSNAGLPVDTIEEVAWSREWLLGIYRHPPMMIWIVGIFWRAMGGWIGSPYVASGVALSAGLILIYLLLRISRPASQAGLVVLTTPLVYFFGPQLPQWNANIAQLPFVGLFLYSAFRGVMTRSLGWTVLAGVAAGGGLLGKYSFGLIVLFAAAGLLADPVARSRVKILHVLLALLASIIVFLPHVWWFFTAPVNTVDYFRMSAERTEGTALGHLLSPLLVFLGAVGVLIPTILIVVRGLDRTGDLRHVDSAVDRSLKVYLGFVVIGPIAISAFIGALGGGLIKDQWLIAYLLPAPALVVMLLVPRGVEVSWRKSAAVFYLVALAILAIAYPAEREAHYLRADGRPVLWAPLMPAEPMAQAAQALWKSAVAKAGRPDMPIRIVAGGPEAAGVANVTPGRPAWFEHFNQGYSPWIKDDMIRSQGILAIDGPPAGFAETHGLCVAAQENFDWRNGRGGQGRNATLTVLLPEALCRPAQ; this comes from the coding sequence TTGAACGAAAAAAACAGACTTCAGATGAGCCTTGACTGGCTCATCCGGTCCTTGACGGGCGTTGTCGTCTTCCTCGCGGTCTACACGATCTGCTGGACCATCATTCCTTATTTTTCCAATGCCGGGTTGCCCGTCGATACGATCGAAGAGGTGGCCTGGTCGCGTGAGTGGCTGCTCGGGATCTATCGCCATCCGCCGATGATGATCTGGATCGTCGGCATTTTCTGGCGAGCCATGGGAGGATGGATCGGCAGCCCCTATGTCGCCTCGGGCGTGGCGCTCTCGGCGGGCCTCATCCTGATTTACCTGTTGCTGCGCATCTCGCGTCCAGCCTCGCAGGCGGGGCTTGTGGTGCTGACGACGCCGCTTGTCTATTTCTTCGGTCCGCAATTGCCTCAGTGGAACGCGAACATTGCGCAATTGCCGTTTGTCGGCCTTTTCCTCTATTCCGCGTTTCGCGGCGTGATGACGCGTTCGCTCGGCTGGACGGTGCTTGCCGGTGTGGCGGCGGGAGGCGGGCTGCTCGGGAAATATTCCTTCGGCCTGATCGTGCTCTTTGCTGCCGCCGGGCTGCTGGCTGATCCGGTGGCGCGTTCACGGGTCAAGATCCTGCATGTGCTGCTGGCGCTTCTCGCCTCGATCATCGTTTTCCTGCCGCATGTCTGGTGGTTCTTCACCGCGCCCGTGAACACGGTCGACTATTTCCGCATGAGCGCGGAGCGAACGGAAGGGACAGCGCTTGGTCACCTGCTCAGTCCTCTCCTGGTATTTCTTGGGGCCGTCGGGGTATTGATTCCGACAATCCTGATTGTCGTGCGCGGACTTGATCGGACCGGCGACCTGCGTCATGTGGACTCGGCGGTGGATCGGAGCCTCAAGGTCTATCTGGGCTTCGTGGTCATCGGGCCCATCGCCATTTCCGCCTTTATCGGTGCGCTGGGGGGGGGGCTGATCAAGGATCAGTGGCTGATTGCCTATCTGCTTCCGGCGCCGGCACTGGTTGTCATGCTGCTGGTCCCCCGGGGCGTGGAGGTCAGCTGGCGCAAGAGTGCGGCGGTCTTCTATCTGGTGGCGCTCGCCATTCTGGCGATCGCCTATCCGGCCGAGCGGGAGGCGCATTATCTGCGCGCCGATGGACGTCCGGTTCTGTGGGCGCCGCTGATGCCTGCCGAGCCTATGGCTCAGGCGGCCCAAGCGCTCTGGAAATCAGCCGTCGCCAAGGCGGGCAGGCCGGACATGCCCATCCGGATCGTTGCAGGCGGGCCTGAGGCGGCGGGCGTCGCCAATGTCACGCCGGGAAGGCCGGCCTGGTTCGAGCATTTCAACCAGGGTTATTCGCCCTGGATCAAGGATGACATGATACGCAGCCAGGGTATCCTGGCGATTGATGGGCCGCCCGCCGGTTTTGCAGAGACACATGGCCTTTGTGTCGCAGCACAGGAAAATTTTGATTGGCGGAACGGGCGTGGTGGACAGGGGCGTAATGCAACATTAACTGTTCTGCTGCCGGAAGCTCTTTGCCGACCGGCTCAATGA
- a CDS encoding Glycosyltransferase involved in cell wall bisynthesis: MRLFSIVAPFLNERESAERFAAFADKLRLEVKSRYGFDLEVVLVDDGSRDDSIERYRQHLKGNWRIIELSRNFGKEIALYAGLAETRGDYVMMIDADLQHPYDVCIQMIDELMADPKLDVVYTIRDDRNQESWKKALAGRLFYWMINFRQRFEVPENAGDFRVMKRPAVDALLRVRDKRRFNKGLYAWAGFRQKGIYYTPDPRLSGVTKWSRLGLIALSVEGIVSFSALPLRIMSIFGVLTGLAGIVYGGHIIFSSMVFGTDVPGYPSLMSAISVLGGFNLALLGLLGEYIWVTIAEVKDRPLYIVREIHRPDDVS, encoded by the coding sequence ATGCGCTTGTTCTCAATTGTCGCGCCGTTTCTGAATGAGCGGGAGTCTGCCGAACGCTTCGCTGCGTTTGCTGACAAGCTGCGACTTGAGGTCAAGAGCCGATACGGCTTCGATCTTGAGGTGGTGCTCGTCGACGACGGGAGTCGGGATGACAGCATCGAGCGCTATCGCCAACATCTGAAAGGAAATTGGCGTATCATCGAACTGAGCCGCAACTTCGGCAAGGAGATTGCGCTTTACGCCGGTCTCGCGGAAACGCGCGGCGACTATGTCATGATGATCGATGCCGACCTTCAGCATCCCTATGATGTCTGCATCCAGATGATCGATGAACTGATGGCCGATCCGAAGCTCGACGTCGTCTACACCATCCGCGACGACCGCAATCAGGAATCCTGGAAAAAGGCCTTGGCGGGACGTCTCTTCTACTGGATGATCAATTTCCGCCAGCGCTTCGAGGTTCCGGAAAATGCGGGCGACTTCCGCGTGATGAAGCGCCCGGCCGTGGATGCACTGCTGCGCGTGCGGGACAAGCGCCGTTTCAACAAGGGGCTCTATGCCTGGGCCGGGTTCCGCCAGAAGGGCATCTATTACACGCCCGACCCGCGTCTGTCTGGCGTGACGAAGTGGTCCCGGTTAGGGCTGATCGCACTTTCGGTCGAGGGCATCGTGTCCTTTTCGGCCTTGCCGCTGAGGATCATGTCGATCTTCGGCGTTTTGACGGGGCTTGCCGGCATTGTCTATGGCGGGCACATCATCTTCAGTTCGATGGTCTTCGGAACCGATGTTCCGGGCTATCCGAGCCTCATGTCTGCCATTTCGGTTCTGGGCGGCTTCAATCTGGCGCTGCTCGGGTTGCTGGGCGAGTATATCTGGGTCACGATCGCGGAGGTGAAGGACCGACCGCTCTACATCGTGCGCGAGATTCATCGTCCGGACGATGTATCATGA
- a CDS encoding tRNA 2-thiocytidine biosynthesis protein TtcA: MNIAVVPDEHVEPAVESFAGDASMTALYAHAPQSSNFNKLRKRLLRNVRQAIDDFAMLKGQKRWLVALSGGKDSYGLLAILMELKWRGLLPVELVACNIDQGQPNFPKHILPDYLSSLGIAHRIEYRDTYSIVKEKVPEGATYCALCSRLRRGNLYRIAKEEGCDALVLGHHREDIIETFFLNLFHGAKLATMPPKLLNDEGDLMVLRPLAYCAEEDMAKFAAAMQFPIIPCDLCGSQDGLQRNAMKDMLAGIEAKMPGRKDVMMKALANINPSHMLDKGLFDFASLTLPQDRQD; this comes from the coding sequence ATGAATATTGCAGTGGTGCCCGACGAACATGTCGAACCCGCGGTGGAAAGCTTCGCCGGTGACGCCTCCATGACGGCGCTCTATGCGCATGCGCCGCAATCCTCCAACTTCAACAAGCTGCGCAAGCGCCTGCTGCGCAACGTGCGCCAGGCCATCGACGACTTCGCCATGCTGAAAGGCCAGAAGCGCTGGCTTGTTGCCCTGTCGGGCGGCAAGGACAGCTATGGACTTCTGGCGATCCTGATGGAGCTCAAATGGCGCGGGCTGCTGCCGGTGGAACTTGTCGCCTGCAATATAGATCAGGGCCAGCCGAATTTTCCGAAACACATCCTGCCGGACTATCTCTCCTCGCTCGGCATCGCGCACCGGATCGAGTATCGCGACACCTATTCCATCGTGAAGGAGAAGGTTCCGGAGGGCGCGACCTATTGCGCGCTCTGTTCACGGCTCCGGCGCGGCAATCTCTACCGGATCGCCAAGGAGGAGGGCTGCGATGCGCTCGTTCTTGGCCATCACCGCGAGGATATTATCGAGACCTTTTTCCTCAATCTCTTCCATGGCGCCAAGCTCGCGACCATGCCGCCCAAGCTTCTCAACGACGAGGGCGACCTGATGGTGCTAAGGCCTCTGGCCTATTGTGCCGAAGAGGACATGGCGAAGTTTGCGGCTGCCATGCAGTTTCCGATCATCCCCTGCGATCTGTGCGGCTCGCAGGATGGGCTGCAGCGCAATGCGATGAAGGACATGCTCGCCGGGATCGAGGCGAAAATGCCGGGCCGCAAGGATGTGATGATGAAGGCGCTCGCCAACATCAACCCGTCGCATATGCTCGATAAGGGTCTGTTCGACTTCGCGTCTTTGACATTACCTCAAGACAGGCAGGATTGA
- a CDS encoding fructose-1,6-bisphosphatase: MTIHTDKLIDILWQAAEAEIMPRFGKLGDGDIREKSEAIDLVTEADEAAERLIAREIAALMPDALFVGEESVAADSALLAKLGSADLAIVVDPVDGTFNFANGVPLFGVMMSVVKDGETVAGLILDPFAGDCHVAEKGAGAWAVPLDGERTRLALGRGVPVEDMLGAASTGYMYGEERVTLLANLAKVRSFFSYRCAAHEYRLLAKGGMQFALYNKLMPWDHLAGALLTQEAGGYAARFDGSAYLPSHTEGGLLVATDRDSWQALRDTIFPDIKPAA, encoded by the coding sequence GTGACCATCCACACCGACAAGCTCATCGACATTCTCTGGCAGGCCGCCGAAGCCGAGATCATGCCGCGTTTCGGCAAGCTCGGCGATGGCGATATCCGAGAGAAGAGCGAGGCGATCGATCTCGTGACAGAGGCGGACGAGGCCGCCGAACGGCTCATTGCGCGCGAGATTGCTGCGCTGATGCCCGATGCGCTCTTCGTGGGCGAGGAATCGGTCGCCGCGGATTCCGCGCTGCTCGCCAAGCTCGGCTCCGCCGATCTCGCCATCGTGGTCGACCCGGTCGACGGCACGTTCAACTTCGCCAATGGCGTTCCGCTCTTCGGCGTGATGATGTCGGTGGTCAAGGACGGCGAGACTGTTGCGGGCCTCATCCTCGATCCGTTCGCCGGTGATTGCCATGTGGCGGAGAAGGGTGCGGGGGCCTGGGCCGTGCCGCTCGACGGCGAGCGGACGCGGCTGGCGCTAGGCAGGGGCGTTCCGGTCGAAGACATGCTGGGCGCGGCCTCGACCGGCTACATGTACGGCGAGGAGCGCGTGACGCTTCTTGCCAACCTCGCCAAGGTCCGTTCGTTCTTCAGCTATCGCTGCGCGGCACATGAGTATCGGCTGCTCGCCAAGGGCGGGATGCAGTTCGCGCTCTATAACAAGCTGATGCCGTGGGACCATCTGGCCGGTGCGTTGCTGACGCAGGAAGCCGGCGGCTATGCCGCGCGTTTCGACGGTTCCGCCTATCTGCCGAGCCACACTGAGGGCGGCCTGCTGGTTGCGACTGATCGCGATAGCTGGCAGGCGCTGCGCGATACGATTTTCCCAGATATCAAGCCGGCCGCCTGA
- a CDS encoding MFS transporter, DHA1 family, bicyclomycin/chloramphenicol resistance protein, whose amino-acid sequence MTGTNATQPAALGSMGKTQFIALCAALMALNALAVDIMLPGLQYIGASLNVEDENSRQFVVTAYLIGFGIAQLFFGPVSDRFGRRKPLFFGFVIYVLSAFAIVLAPTFGILLALRFVQGIGSAATRVVTVSIIRDIYGGRQMAEVMSLIMMVFMVVPVIAPGTGQIILFFGNWHLIFLFIGIVGALVALWTWRKLPETLHPEDVRPFTPGVILDGFRIVLTNRSALFYTLSSAVIFGALFGFINSANQIYIEVYKLGNWFPLAFAGVALFMALSSFINSRLVGRFGMRRLSHGALLAFIAVNALWFVAELFGPEPLPFPIFISLFAISMFLFGWISSNFNSLAMEPLGHVAGTASSVLGFTTTILGAALGAIIGQAYNGTALPLVAGYCLLSIVGLGFVLIAEKGQLFRPHNPPVK is encoded by the coding sequence ATGACCGGAACGAACGCAACGCAACCCGCCGCGCTTGGCAGCATGGGCAAGACGCAGTTCATCGCGCTTTGCGCGGCCCTGATGGCGCTGAACGCGTTGGCCGTCGATATCATGCTGCCGGGGTTGCAATATATCGGCGCCTCTCTGAACGTAGAGGATGAGAACAGCCGGCAATTCGTCGTCACGGCCTATCTCATCGGCTTCGGCATCGCCCAACTCTTCTTCGGCCCGGTCTCCGACCGCTTCGGTCGCCGCAAGCCGCTCTTCTTCGGCTTCGTCATCTACGTGCTTTCCGCCTTCGCCATCGTACTTGCACCCACCTTCGGCATCCTGCTGGCGCTGCGCTTCGTCCAGGGCATCGGCTCGGCGGCAACCCGCGTCGTTACCGTCTCCATTATCCGCGACATCTATGGCGGTCGGCAGATGGCGGAAGTCATGTCGCTGATCATGATGGTCTTCATGGTCGTGCCGGTGATTGCGCCCGGCACGGGGCAGATCATCCTCTTCTTCGGCAACTGGCACCTGATCTTCCTCTTCATCGGCATCGTCGGCGCGCTTGTGGCGCTCTGGACATGGCGCAAGCTGCCGGAAACGCTGCATCCCGAGGACGTGCGTCCCTTCACCCCCGGCGTCATCCTCGATGGCTTTCGCATTGTCCTGACGAACCGCTCGGCACTGTTCTATACGCTGTCCAGCGCGGTCATCTTCGGAGCCCTGTTCGGCTTCATCAACTCGGCCAATCAGATCTATATCGAGGTCTACAAGCTGGGGAACTGGTTCCCTCTGGCCTTTGCCGGCGTCGCGCTTTTCATGGCGCTGTCGTCCTTCATAAACTCGCGGCTGGTTGGTCGTTTCGGCATGCGCCGCCTGTCGCACGGCGCACTGCTCGCATTCATTGCCGTCAACGCTCTGTGGTTCGTCGCTGAACTTTTCGGCCCGGAACCCCTGCCCTTTCCGATCTTCATCTCGCTCTTCGCGATCTCGATGTTTCTCTTCGGCTGGATCAGTTCGAACTTCAATTCGCTGGCGATGGAACCGCTCGGCCACGTCGCCGGAACGGCGTCTTCGGTTCTGGGCTTCACGACAACGATCTTGGGCGCGGCACTCGGGGCCATCATTGGGCAAGCCTATAACGGCACCGCCCTGCCGCTCGTTGCCGGCTATTGCCTGCTCTCGATCGTCGGCCTCGGTTTCGTGCTGATTGCGGAAAAGGGACAGCTCTTCCGGCCGCATAATCCGCCGGTCAAGTAA
- a CDS encoding monothiol glutaredoxin, giving the protein MSAVQEFIANEVKSNDVVLFMKGTPQFPQCGFSGQVVQILDYLGVDYKGINVLADGDIRQGIKDYSNWPTIPQLYVKGEFLGGCDIVREMFQAGELQDHLQAQGVAVKGAA; this is encoded by the coding sequence ATGAGCGCAGTGCAAGAATTCATCGCCAATGAAGTCAAGTCGAACGACGTCGTCCTCTTCATGAAGGGCACGCCGCAGTTCCCGCAGTGTGGCTTCTCCGGCCAGGTCGTGCAGATCCTCGACTATCTCGGCGTCGACTATAAGGGCATCAACGTGCTCGCCGACGGCGATATCCGCCAGGGCATCAAGGATTATTCCAACTGGCCGACCATTCCGCAGCTTTACGTGAAGGGCGAGTTCCTCGGCGGCTGCGATATCGTGCGTGAGATGTTCCAGGCCGGCGAACTGCAAGATCACCTGCAGGCCCAGGGCGTTGCCGTCAAGGGCGCGGCCTAA
- a CDS encoding phosphoribosylformylglycinamidine synthase, with amino-acid sequence MTISNSQPITPELIAAHGLKPDEYQRILDLIGREPTFTELGIFSAMWNEHCSYKSSKKWLRTLPTKGPRVIQGPGENAGVVDIDDGECVVFKMESHNHPSYIEPYQGAATGVGGILRDVFTMGARPIAAMNALRFGEPDHPKTKHLVSGVVAGVGGYGNSFGVPTVGGEVEFDARYNGNILVNAFAAGLARADGIFLSEAKGVGLPVVYLGAKTGRDGVGGATMASAEFDESIEEKRPTVQVGDPFTEKCLLEACLELMQTGAVIAIQDMGAAGLTCSAVEMGAKGDLGIELQLDKVPVREEMMTAYEMMLSESQERMLMVLEPSKEDVAKAIFVKWGLDFAICGKTTDDLRFRVIHQGEEVANLPIKDLGDQAPEYDRPWKEPGKFPAMPANTVEAPADYKATLLSLVGSPNQSSRRWVYEQYDTLIQGNSLQLPGGDAGVVRVDTHPTKALAFSSDVTPRYVEADPFEGGKQAVAECWRNITATGAEPLAATDNLNFGNPEKPEIMGQFVMAIKGIGEACRALDFPIVSGNVSLYNETNGVAILPTPTIAGVGLLPDWSKMARIGSMKDGDAILMIGTDGSHLGQSVYMRDALGIKDGPAPEVDLAAERRHGDFVRHAIRNGEVTACHDISSGGLAIALAEMTMASAKGMKLSLAESHGPAHALLFGEDQARYVIAVPADLANFVCANAEDAGVPFRRLGTVEGTNLVVDELLNVSVDELRGAHESWFPEFMDGGKALRPAAE; translated from the coding sequence ATGACCATTTCGAACAGCCAGCCGATCACCCCGGAACTCATTGCCGCTCACGGCCTGAAGCCGGATGAGTACCAGCGCATTCTGGACCTGATCGGCCGCGAGCCGACCTTCACCGAGCTCGGCATCTTCTCCGCCATGTGGAACGAGCACTGCTCCTACAAGTCCTCGAAGAAATGGCTGCGCACGCTGCCCACCAAGGGCCCGCGCGTTATCCAGGGACCGGGCGAAAATGCCGGCGTGGTCGATATCGATGACGGCGAATGCGTCGTCTTCAAGATGGAGAGCCACAACCACCCCTCCTATATCGAGCCCTATCAGGGTGCTGCGACCGGCGTCGGCGGCATCCTGCGCGACGTCTTCACCATGGGTGCCCGCCCGATTGCCGCGATGAACGCGCTGCGTTTTGGCGAGCCGGATCATCCGAAGACAAAGCATCTCGTCTCGGGCGTCGTCGCCGGCGTTGGCGGTTATGGCAATTCCTTCGGCGTGCCGACCGTCGGCGGCGAAGTCGAGTTCGACGCCCGCTATAACGGCAACATCCTCGTCAACGCCTTCGCCGCAGGCCTTGCCCGCGCGGACGGCATCTTCCTCTCCGAAGCCAAGGGCGTTGGCCTGCCTGTCGTTTATCTCGGCGCCAAGACCGGCCGCGACGGCGTCGGCGGCGCGACGATGGCGTCCGCCGAATTCGACGAGTCGATCGAAGAGAAGCGCCCCACCGTACAGGTCGGCGACCCCTTCACCGAAAAGTGCCTGCTGGAAGCCTGCCTTGAGCTGATGCAGACCGGCGCCGTCATCGCCATTCAGGACATGGGGGCCGCAGGCCTCACCTGCTCGGCGGTCGAAATGGGCGCCAAGGGCGATCTCGGCATCGAGCTTCAGCTCGACAAGGTGCCGGTCCGCGAAGAGATGATGACAGCCTATGAAATGATGCTGTCGGAAAGCCAGGAGCGCATGCTCATGGTACTCGAGCCCTCCAAGGAAGACGTTGCCAAGGCGATTTTCGTCAAATGGGGCCTCGACTTCGCCATCTGCGGCAAGACCACGGACGACCTGCGCTTCCGCGTCATCCATCAGGGCGAGGAAGTTGCAAACCTCCCCATCAAGGATCTCGGCGACCAGGCGCCCGAATATGACCGCCCCTGGAAGGAGCCCGGCAAGTTCCCGGCCATGCCCGCGAACACCGTAGAAGCTCCCGCAGACTACAAAGCAACGCTTCTGTCGCTGGTCGGCTCGCCCAACCAGTCCTCGCGCCGCTGGGTCTATGAGCAGTATGACACGCTGATCCAGGGCAATTCGCTCCAGCTTCCCGGCGGCGATGCCGGCGTCGTGCGCGTCGATACGCATCCGACCAAGGCGCTGGCCTTCTCGTCCGACGTGACGCCGCGCTATGTCGAGGCCGACCCGTTTGAAGGCGGCAAGCAGGCTGTTGCCGAATGCTGGCGCAATATCACGGCGACAGGTGCCGAACCGCTCGCCGCCACCGACAACCTGAATTTCGGCAACCCGGAAAAGCCGGAAATCATGGGTCAGTTCGTGATGGCGATCAAAGGTATCGGCGAAGCCTGCCGCGCGCTCGACTTCCCGATCGTCTCCGGCAACGTCTCGCTCTACAACGAGACGAACGGCGTCGCGATCCTGCCGACCCCCACCATTGCCGGCGTCGGCCTACTGCCCGACTGGTCGAAAATGGCCCGCATCGGCTCCATGAAGGACGGCGACGCGATCCTGATGATCGGCACGGATGGCAGCCATCTCGGCCAGTCGGTCTATATGCGCGACGCACTCGGCATCAAGGACGGCCCGGCGCCGGAGGTCGATCTCGCTGCCGAACGCCGCCACGGAGATTTCGTCCGCCATGCGATCCGCAACGGCGAAGTCACCGCATGCCACGACATCTCGTCAGGCGGTCTCGCAATTGCGCTCGCCGAAATGACGATGGCTTCGGCCAAGGGCATGAAGCTCTCGCTTGCCGAAAGCCACGGCCCGGCACACGCCCTCCTCTTCGGTGAAGATCAGGCACGCTATGTCATCGCCGTTCCGGCCGATCTCGCCAACTTCGTCTGCGCCAATGCAGAAGATGCCGGCGTCCCGTTCCGTCGCCTCGGCACGGTCGAAGGCACCAACCTCGTTGTCGATGAACTTCTCAATGTTTCGGTTGACGAATTGCGCGGTGCCCATGAATCATGGTTCCCTGAATTCATGGACGGCGGCAAGGCGCTTCGCCCGGCCGCCGAGTAA
- a CDS encoding NADPH-dependent FMN reductase yields the protein MKLLAISGSARTQSTNTALLHALAGIASSNITVEVFAGLGDLPVFSPDLEDDATPQIVRAFQQKIANADGLIIASPEYVRTLPGGLKNAIDWLASGEHVIGKPIVLAHASHRGDDMLQTLRTVLSTISSNFNPGIFLRMPLMKQTPEAIAEIMAQPANRLAAEKFLTDFAAFCRDARASNPSAMDL from the coding sequence ATGAAACTTCTCGCCATCTCCGGCAGCGCCCGCACCCAATCGACCAACACCGCGCTGCTCCACGCGTTGGCAGGTATCGCGTCCTCTAACATCACAGTCGAGGTTTTCGCCGGCCTCGGCGATCTTCCCGTCTTCTCGCCGGACCTCGAAGACGATGCGACGCCGCAGATTGTTCGCGCGTTCCAGCAGAAGATCGCGAACGCCGATGGCCTGATCATCGCCAGCCCGGAATATGTCCGCACACTGCCCGGCGGGCTCAAGAACGCCATAGACTGGCTGGCCTCGGGCGAGCACGTCATCGGAAAGCCGATCGTCCTTGCCCATGCCTCCCATCGCGGCGACGACATGTTGCAGACGCTGCGTACCGTGCTGTCCACCATCAGTTCGAATTTCAATCCGGGCATCTTCCTGCGGATGCCTTTGATGAAGCAGACGCCGGAAGCCATCGCCGAAATCATGGCCCAGCCCGCGAACAGGCTGGCGGCGGAGAAATTCCTCACCGATTTTGCCGCCTTCTGCCGCGACGCCAGGGCCTCAAACCCCAGCGCGATGGATTTGTGA
- a CDS encoding transcriptional regulator, TetR family, whose translation MSMSVVKADARSKLLDAALMVIRKKGYSATTVDELCAAAGVTKGAFFHHFKSKDELGVAAVDHWSEMTGGMFAAASYHEPADPLERVLAYLELRKALLAGEVAEFTCVAGTMVQETFETSGAIREACDRSISGHAATLEADIAAAVHARGMTPDWTPASLALHTQAVIQGAFILAKAKGGPQVAVDSIDHLIRYIKLLFGQRNS comes from the coding sequence ATGTCCATGTCTGTTGTCAAAGCTGATGCGCGGTCGAAGCTTTTGGACGCGGCGCTCATGGTGATCCGCAAGAAGGGATATTCCGCGACGACGGTGGATGAGCTCTGCGCTGCTGCCGGTGTGACGAAGGGGGCCTTCTTCCACCACTTCAAGAGCAAGGACGAGCTTGGCGTCGCGGCGGTTGATCACTGGTCGGAGATGACGGGCGGCATGTTTGCGGCCGCGTCCTATCATGAACCGGCGGATCCGCTTGAACGTGTTCTTGCCTATCTGGAGCTGCGGAAGGCGCTGCTGGCCGGCGAGGTCGCAGAGTTCACCTGCGTCGCTGGAACCATGGTGCAGGAGACTTTCGAGACCAGCGGGGCTATTCGTGAGGCCTGCGACCGCAGCATCAGCGGACATGCCGCAACGCTTGAGGCGGATATCGCGGCGGCGGTGCACGCGCGGGGAATGACACCCGATTGGACACCGGCATCGCTGGCGCTGCACACGCAGGCGGTCATTCAGGGCGCCTTCATTCTCGCCAAGGCAAAGGGCGGGCCTCAAGTCGCCGTCGACAGCATCGACCACCTGATCCGATACATCAAGCTTCTGTTCGGACAGCGTAATTCCTGA
- a CDS encoding Uncharacterized conserved protein YndB, AHSA1/START domain, whose protein sequence is MPNTIHLHRVIATRPEKIYRAFLEADAIASWLPPYGFVCTVHELDAKVGGRHRMAFRNFTTGGSHSFGGTYLELVANERIVYSDSFDTESLPGEMRTTITLKANSMGTEVNIEQANIPDMIPTEACYLGWQQSLEKLAALVGPEINQ, encoded by the coding sequence ATGCCCAACACCATTCACCTTCATCGCGTCATCGCGACCAGACCTGAAAAAATCTACCGCGCGTTCCTGGAAGCGGACGCGATTGCCAGCTGGCTTCCGCCCTATGGCTTCGTCTGCACCGTGCATGAACTGGATGCCAAGGTCGGCGGGCGCCACCGGATGGCCTTCCGCAACTTCACGACCGGCGGCAGCCATTCATTCGGCGGCACCTATCTCGAACTCGTTGCGAACGAGCGCATCGTCTATTCCGATAGCTTCGACACCGAGAGCCTTCCGGGCGAAATGCGGACGACCATCACATTGAAGGCCAATTCGATGGGAACGGAAGTGAATATCGAGCAGGCAAACATTCCGGACATGATCCCCACCGAGGCCTGCTATCTTGGCTGGCAACAGTCTCTTGAAAAACTGGCTGCGCTGGTGGGGCCCGAAATCAATCAGTGA